A genomic window from Oceanobacillus timonensis includes:
- a CDS encoding MazG nucleotide pyrophosphohydrolase domain-containing protein, whose protein sequence is MNVTEFQQWVNNYYEHRGWSELDIFIRIGFLAEETGEVARAIRALEIGRDRPDEDTESFLDNKNALVEELGDVLGNVIVIANKYNISLEEVFHSHKEKLLKRYSHE, encoded by the coding sequence ATGAATGTAACGGAATTTCAACAATGGGTAAACAATTATTATGAGCATAGAGGTTGGTCTGAATTAGACATTTTTATCCGTATTGGCTTTTTAGCAGAGGAAACTGGAGAAGTAGCCAGAGCGATAAGAGCTCTGGAGATTGGCAGAGACCGACCGGATGAAGATACAGAATCATTTTTGGACAATAAAAATGCTTTAGTAGAAGAACTAGGAGATGTGCTGGGAAATGTCATTGTCATTGCTAATAAATATAACATCTCTTTAGAAGAAGTGTTTCATTCTCATAAAGAGAAGCTGTTAAAGCGTTATTCTCATGAATAA
- a CDS encoding MFS transporter: MLVFQILKKEPNYQIVFWSSVLNGIGGRFAQVGSFALLYLLTESGIALGILMALLVLPTILFAPISGYLADRFHQAKLLFWTDLLRAPFALLPILGAMTEQLWLLYLSTFIIASGQAVYRPVRFSLIPDIVEKKNLVSVNGLEQNVVGITLVFGSLLGGVIAFLADMKILFFLHAVFLISAAILISRLTRSNITKHSKKEAKEASWRENGFLIVKVALLRVFLMIMLLMPLANGVDNVIFNLIALEVFDKGELGVGFIYASLGIGFVLSSTMAKWIRGKYIAIGVFMILLEGVGHLLLSQSFFFAQALALAICITFVGGISDICFDTVLMKILPASKRGFLFGTLSMFQNSSMGIAMIGAGFLTEWLPPLQSSLLVGITYVFFAFFFMLAFKSIHFRASIQKLKRLNSR, encoded by the coding sequence TTGCTTGTTTTTCAAATATTAAAAAAAGAACCCAACTATCAAATTGTATTTTGGAGTTCCGTCTTAAATGGGATTGGCGGACGATTCGCTCAAGTCGGGTCCTTTGCCCTCCTTTATCTATTAACGGAATCAGGCATTGCTTTAGGGATACTTATGGCTCTGCTTGTCTTACCGACCATTCTATTTGCTCCTATTAGCGGTTACCTGGCTGATCGTTTTCACCAGGCTAAACTGTTATTTTGGACAGATCTTTTACGAGCACCGTTTGCATTGCTTCCAATTTTAGGAGCAATGACAGAGCAGCTATGGCTGTTGTATCTTAGTACATTTATTATCGCCAGCGGACAGGCTGTGTATAGACCCGTTCGTTTTTCGCTTATTCCTGATATTGTTGAAAAGAAAAACTTAGTTTCTGTTAATGGGTTAGAACAAAACGTAGTAGGGATAACACTTGTTTTCGGCTCACTGCTTGGAGGGGTAATCGCCTTTTTAGCTGATATGAAAATTTTATTTTTCCTCCATGCGGTATTTCTTATATCCGCAGCAATTTTAATCAGCCGTTTAACAAGAAGTAACATAACAAAGCATTCAAAAAAGGAAGCTAAAGAAGCTTCATGGCGTGAAAATGGATTTCTTATCGTAAAAGTTGCTTTACTACGTGTATTTTTAATGATCATGTTACTCATGCCGCTTGCGAATGGCGTGGATAATGTCATCTTTAACTTAATTGCATTAGAAGTCTTTGATAAAGGAGAGCTGGGAGTTGGTTTCATCTATGCATCCCTAGGAATAGGCTTCGTCTTAAGCTCAACGATGGCTAAGTGGATTCGGGGAAAATATATTGCAATCGGTGTATTCATGATTTTACTGGAAGGCGTAGGTCATTTATTACTTAGCCAATCATTCTTTTTTGCGCAAGCTCTAGCGCTTGCCATATGTATAACTTTTGTAGGCGGAATAAGTGACATATGCTTTGATACGGTGTTAATGAAGATACTTCCCGCTTCGAAACGAGGTTTTTTATTCGGTACTTTATCCATGTTTCAGAATAGTTCCATGGGCATTGCGATGATTGGAGCAGGATTTTTAACAGAATGGCTTCCTCCCTTACAAAGTTCTTTGCTCGTTGGTATAACGTATGTCTTTTTTGCATTTTTCTTTATGTTAGCATTTAAAAGCATACATTTCCGTGCATCCATCCAAAAATTAAAAAGATTGAATTCCAGGTAA